The proteins below are encoded in one region of Homo sapiens chromosome 8, GRCh38.p14 Primary Assembly:
- the KIFC2 gene encoding kinesin-like protein KIFC2 isoform X2 yields the protein MYAFYSLLIYIFYSLFRRDGGAAAAAEPGDPAQRARKPRGRRRPDLPAPELWTELTGLAASSEPEDGSEGAAEGRAAAVSLEEALLRLAEFLSVQLGAEESCGGPADLGQSGEVPSLLTVTSQLLALLAWLRSPRGRQALLQGTQPAPRVRPPSPDGSTSQEESPSHFTAVPGEPLGDETQGQQPLQLEEDQRAWQRLEQLILGQLEELKQQLEQQEEELGRLRLGVGATDSEKRVQHLTLENEALKQSLSLMRDLLLHWGPGPPIRAPQEEAEALLELQGRLQEAQDTTEALRAQLGVQEVQLQGLQGALQQLQQETEQNCRRELQQMHGQLAGLRARMASLRQGCGDLRGLVSTFTQSCQGSLSEARGQVSWALGALSSGGPGTQLPEGQQGPPAGCPGRLPELKGNIRVLCRLRPGTSSSLVSVEPGPGGTVTTCYRGRHRRFRLDWVFPPDASQEEWCHDVLLNVILSATSIQSWNLSDHTEHRILDSSLVAVFKQS from the exons ATGTACGCCTTTTACTCGTTGCTCATCTACATCTTCTACAGCCTCTTCCGCAGGGATGGTGGCGCCGCGGCGGCCGCGGAGCCCGGGGACCCCGCCCAG AGAGCCCGCAAGCCCCGGGGTCGCCGGCGCCCAGACCTGCCCGCGCCAGAGCTGTGGACCGAGCTGACCGGCCTGGCCG CCAGCTCCGAGCCTGAGGATGGGTCGGAAGGCGCAGCCGAGGGCCGCGCGGCCGCGGTGTCCCTGGAAGAGGCCCTACTGCGCCTCGCCGAGTTCCTCTCCGTCCAGCTGGGGGCGGAAGAGAGCTGCGGGGGCCCGGCGGACCTGGGCCAG TCTGGCGAGGTCCCCTCACTGTTGACAGTGACCAGTCAGCTCTTGGCCCTTCTGGCATGGCTTCGAAGCCCCAGGGGGAGGCAGGCCCTGCTCCAGGGGACTCAGCCAGCCCCTCGGGTCCGGCCCCCCTCTCCAGATG gatCCACATCCCAAGAAGAAAGCCCTTCCCACTTCACCGCAGTCCCAGGCGAGCCACTGGGGGATGAGACCCAGGGACAGCAGCCCCTCCAGTTGGAGGAGGATCAGAGGGCGTGGCAGCGGCTGGAGCAGCTCATCCTGGGACAG CTGGAGGAGCTGAAGCAGCAGCTGGAACAGCAGGAGGAGGAGTTGGGTCGACTGCGCCTGGGCGTG GGGGCGACGGACTCAGAGAAAAGGGTTCAGCATCTGACTCTGGAGAACGAGGCCCTGAAGCAGAGCCTGAGTCTCATGCGGGACCTCCTGCTGCACTGGGGCCCCGGGCCCCCCATCAGGGCTCCGCAG gaggaggcagaggcattGCTAGAGCTCCAGGGCCGGCTTCAGGAGGCCCAAGACACCACAGAAGCCCTCCGAGCCCAG CTGGGGGTGCAGGAGGTGCAGCTGCAGGGCCTTCAAGGGGCCCTCCAGCAGCTCCAGCAGGAGACGGAGCAGAactgcaggcgtgagctacagcAGATGCATGGGCAGCTGGCAG GACTTCGGGCACGGATGGCCAGCCTGCGTCAGGGCTGCGGGGACCTCCGAGGTTTGGTCAGCACCTTTACCCAGAGCTGTCAGGGTTCGCTGAGTGAGGCCCGGGGCCAG GTGTCCTGGGCCTTGGGGGCACTGTCATCTGGAGGGCCTGGCACTCAGCTCCCTGAGGGGCAGCAAGGGCCCCCAGCCGGATGCCCAGGGCGGCTGCCAGAACTCAAGG GAAATATCCGTGTGCTGTGTCGGCTGAGGCCAGGGACATCTTCTAGCCTTGTGAGTGTGGAGCCTGGCCCAGGGGGCACCGTCACCACCTGCTACCGGGGGCGCCATCGTCGATTCCGCCTAGACTGGGTCTTCCCTCCAGACGCCAGCCAGGAGGAG TGGTGCCATGATGTGCTCCTGAATGTCATCCTCAGTGCCACCTCCATCCAATCATGGAACCTCAGTGACCACACAGAACACAGAATTCTAGATTCTAGCCTTGTGGCTGTCTTCAAACAGAGCTGA
- the KIFC2 gene encoding kinesin-like protein KIFC2 isoform X1 translates to MRDLLLHWGPGPPIRAPQEEAEALLELQGRLQEAQDTTEALRAQLGVQEVQLQGLQGALQQLQQETEQNCRRELQQMHGQLAGLRARMASLRQGCGDLRGLVSTFTQSCQGSLSEARGQVSWALGALSSGGPGTQLPEGQQGPPAGCPGRLPELKGNIRVLCRLRPGTSSSLVSVEPGPGGTVTTCYRGRHRRFRLDWVFPPDASQEEVFRELEPAVLSCLRGYSVCIFTYGQTGTGKTYSMEGPPEDPGIVPRALQSLFREMGAGRQHRVTLSMVEIYNEAVRDLLAPGPPERLAVRQGPEGQGGIQVAGLTHWDVPNLETLHQMLKLGRSNRATAATAMNQRSSRSHALVTLTLRAASPPRAPGTAGTLHLVDLAGSERARKAGAAGPPRGDPDGARRLREAQTINRSLLALGGVMAALRAHRPHVPFRDSQLTRLLQPALGPGTTAVLLLQVGAGAGQVCACRSPPTRARPPAPLARRSPRGRRISGRQSAPSSSPTEWVKWSWGQPGAAGSRAPPGRLLPSAPTLRSPGPPAPLRRPLAVLHAPVPTTARARLSRPQRACPSSPGSRPCPWGLRPGLCWQRR, encoded by the exons ATGCGGGACCTCCTGCTGCACTGGGGCCCCGGGCCCCCCATCAGGGCTCCGCAG gaggaggcagaggcattGCTAGAGCTCCAGGGCCGGCTTCAGGAGGCCCAAGACACCACAGAAGCCCTCCGAGCCCAG CTGGGGGTGCAGGAGGTGCAGCTGCAGGGCCTTCAAGGGGCCCTCCAGCAGCTCCAGCAGGAGACGGAGCAGAactgcaggcgtgagctacagcAGATGCATGGGCAGCTGGCAG GACTTCGGGCACGGATGGCCAGCCTGCGTCAGGGCTGCGGGGACCTCCGAGGTTTGGTCAGCACCTTTACCCAGAGCTGTCAGGGTTCGCTGAGTGAGGCCCGGGGCCAG GTGTCCTGGGCCTTGGGGGCACTGTCATCTGGAGGGCCTGGCACTCAGCTCCCTGAGGGGCAGCAAGGGCCCCCAGCCGGATGCCCAGGGCGGCTGCCAGAACTCAAGG GAAATATCCGTGTGCTGTGTCGGCTGAGGCCAGGGACATCTTCTAGCCTTGTGAGTGTGGAGCCTGGCCCAGGGGGCACCGTCACCACCTGCTACCGGGGGCGCCATCGTCGATTCCGCCTAGACTGGGTCTTCCCTCCAGACGCCAGCCAGGAGGAG GTCTTCAGAGAGCTGGAACCTGCGGTGCTGTCCTGCCTCCGAGGCTACAGCGTCTGCATCTTCACCTATGGCCAGACAGGCACCGGGAAGACCTACAGCATGGAG GGCCCTCCTGAGGACCCCGGCATAGTTCCTAGGGCGCTGCAGTCGCTGTTCCGGGAGATGGGGGCCGGCCGGCAGCACCGGGTGACACTCAGCATGGTGGAGATCTACAATGAGGCTGTCAG GGACCTCCTTGCTCCAGGGCCTCCCGAGCGCCTGGCCGTGAGGCAGGGCCCAGAAGGCCAGGGCGGGATCCAGGTGGCTGGCCTCACCCACTGGGACGTGCCCAACCTGGAGACATTGCACCAG ATGCTGAAACTGGGGAGGAGCAACCGGGCCACCGCCGCCACCGCCATGAACCAGCGCAGCTCCCGCTCGCATGCCCTGGTCACGCTGACGCTGCGCGCGGCGTCTCCACCGCGCGCTCCAGGCACCGCAG GCACGCTGCACCTGGTGGACCTGGCGGGATCCGAACGCGCACGGAAGGCAGGGGCGGCCGGCCCGCCGCGGGGAGACCCAGACGGCGCCCGGCGCCTGCGGGAGGCCCAGACCATAAACCGCTCGCTGCTGGCGCTAGGAGGCGTGATGGCCGCACTGCGGGCCCACCGGCCGCACGTGCCCTTCCGCGACTCGCAGCTCACGCGACTGCTGCAGCCGGCGCTGGGCCCAGGCACCACCGCGGTGCTGCTGCTGCAGGTGGGCGCCGGGGCGGGGCAGGTGTGTGCGTGCCGGTCGCCGCCCACCCGGGCCCGCCCACCCGCGCCTCTTGCCCGCAGATCTCCACGCGGCCGGAGGATCTCGGGGAGACAGTCTGCTCCCTCAAGTTCGCCGACCGAGTGGGTCAAGTGGAGCTGGGGCCAGCCCGGCGCCGCAGGGTCCCGCGCTCCTCCGGGACGCCTTCTTCCCTCAGCACCGACACTCCGCTCACCGGGACCCCCTGCACCCCTACGCCGTCCCCTGGCAGTCCTCCATGCCCCAGTCCCGACAACGGCTCGGGCTCGGCTCTCGCGCCCGCAGAGGGCCTGCCCCTCTAGTCCTGGGTCGCGGCCCTGCCCATGGGGTCTCAGGCCAGGTCTCTGCTGGCAGAGGCGGTAG
- the KIFC2 gene encoding kinesin-like protein KIFC2 isoform 2 (isoform 2 is encoded by transcript variant 2) has translation MYAFYSLLIYIFYSLFRRDGGAAAAAEPGDPAQRARKPRGRRRPDLPAPELWTELTGLAASSEPEDGSEGAAEGRAAAVSLEEALLRLAEFLSVQLGAEESCGGPADLGQSGEVPSLLTVTSQLLALLAWLRSPRGRQALLQGTQPAPRVRPPSPDGSTSQEESPSHFTAVPGEPLGDETQGQQPLQLEEDQRAWQRLEQLILGQLEELKQQLEQQEEELGRLRLGVGATDSEKRVQHLTLENEALKQSLSLMRDLLLHWGPGPPIRAPQEEAEALLELQGRLQEAQDTTEALRAQLGVQEVQLQGLQGALQQLQQETEQNCRRELQQMHGQLAGLRARMASLRQGCGDLRGLVSTFTQSCQGSLSEARGQVSWALGALSSGGPGTQLPEGQQGPPAGCPGRLPELKGNIRVLCRLRPGTSSSLVSVEPGPGGTVTTCYRGRHRRFRLDWVFPPDASQEEVFRELEPAVLSCLRGYSVCIFTYGQTGTGKTYSMEGPPEDPGIVPRALQSLFREMGAGRQHRVTLSMVEIYNEAVRDLLAPGPPERLAVRQGPEGQGGIQVAGLTHWDVPNLETLHQMLKLGRSNRATAATAMNQRSSRSHALVTLTLRAASPPRAPGTAGTLHLVDLAGSERARKAGAAGPPRGDPDGARRLREAQTINRSLLALGGVMAALRAHRPHVPFRDSQLTRLLQPALGPGTTAVLLLQISTRPEDLGETVCSLKFADRVGQVELGPARRRRVPRSSGTPSSLSTDTPLTGTPCTPTPSPGSPPCPSPDNGSGSALAPAEGLPL, from the exons ATGTACGCCTTTTACTCGTTGCTCATCTACATCTTCTACAGCCTCTTCCGCAGGGATGGTGGCGCCGCGGCGGCCGCGGAGCCCGGGGACCCCGCCCAG AGAGCCCGCAAGCCCCGGGGTCGCCGGCGCCCAGACCTGCCCGCGCCAGAGCTGTGGACCGAGCTGACCGGCCTGGCCG CCAGCTCCGAGCCTGAGGATGGGTCGGAAGGCGCAGCCGAGGGCCGCGCGGCCGCGGTGTCCCTGGAAGAGGCCCTACTGCGCCTCGCCGAGTTCCTCTCCGTCCAGCTGGGGGCGGAAGAGAGCTGCGGGGGCCCGGCGGACCTGGGCCAG TCTGGCGAGGTCCCCTCACTGTTGACAGTGACCAGTCAGCTCTTGGCCCTTCTGGCATGGCTTCGAAGCCCCAGGGGGAGGCAGGCCCTGCTCCAGGGGACTCAGCCAGCCCCTCGGGTCCGGCCCCCCTCTCCAGATG gatCCACATCCCAAGAAGAAAGCCCTTCCCACTTCACCGCAGTCCCAGGCGAGCCACTGGGGGATGAGACCCAGGGACAGCAGCCCCTCCAGTTGGAGGAGGATCAGAGGGCGTGGCAGCGGCTGGAGCAGCTCATCCTGGGACAG CTGGAGGAGCTGAAGCAGCAGCTGGAACAGCAGGAGGAGGAGTTGGGTCGACTGCGCCTGGGCGTG GGGGCGACGGACTCAGAGAAAAGGGTTCAGCATCTGACTCTGGAGAACGAGGCCCTGAAGCAGAGCCTGAGTCTCATGCGGGACCTCCTGCTGCACTGGGGCCCCGGGCCCCCCATCAGGGCTCCGCAG gaggaggcagaggcattGCTAGAGCTCCAGGGCCGGCTTCAGGAGGCCCAAGACACCACAGAAGCCCTCCGAGCCCAG CTGGGGGTGCAGGAGGTGCAGCTGCAGGGCCTTCAAGGGGCCCTCCAGCAGCTCCAGCAGGAGACGGAGCAGAactgcaggcgtgagctacagcAGATGCATGGGCAGCTGGCAG GACTTCGGGCACGGATGGCCAGCCTGCGTCAGGGCTGCGGGGACCTCCGAGGTTTGGTCAGCACCTTTACCCAGAGCTGTCAGGGTTCGCTGAGTGAGGCCCGGGGCCAG GTGTCCTGGGCCTTGGGGGCACTGTCATCTGGAGGGCCTGGCACTCAGCTCCCTGAGGGGCAGCAAGGGCCCCCAGCCGGATGCCCAGGGCGGCTGCCAGAACTCAAGG GAAATATCCGTGTGCTGTGTCGGCTGAGGCCAGGGACATCTTCTAGCCTTGTGAGTGTGGAGCCTGGCCCAGGGGGCACCGTCACCACCTGCTACCGGGGGCGCCATCGTCGATTCCGCCTAGACTGGGTCTTCCCTCCAGACGCCAGCCAGGAGGAG GTCTTCAGAGAGCTGGAACCTGCGGTGCTGTCCTGCCTCCGAGGCTACAGCGTCTGCATCTTCACCTATGGCCAGACAGGCACCGGGAAGACCTACAGCATGGAG GGCCCTCCTGAGGACCCCGGCATAGTTCCTAGGGCGCTGCAGTCGCTGTTCCGGGAGATGGGGGCCGGCCGGCAGCACCGGGTGACACTCAGCATGGTGGAGATCTACAATGAGGCTGTCAG GGACCTCCTTGCTCCAGGGCCTCCCGAGCGCCTGGCCGTGAGGCAGGGCCCAGAAGGCCAGGGCGGGATCCAGGTGGCTGGCCTCACCCACTGGGACGTGCCCAACCTGGAGACATTGCACCAG ATGCTGAAACTGGGGAGGAGCAACCGGGCCACCGCCGCCACCGCCATGAACCAGCGCAGCTCCCGCTCGCATGCCCTGGTCACGCTGACGCTGCGCGCGGCGTCTCCACCGCGCGCTCCAGGCACCGCAG GCACGCTGCACCTGGTGGACCTGGCGGGATCCGAACGCGCACGGAAGGCAGGGGCGGCCGGCCCGCCGCGGGGAGACCCAGACGGCGCCCGGCGCCTGCGGGAGGCCCAGACCATAAACCGCTCGCTGCTGGCGCTAGGAGGCGTGATGGCCGCACTGCGGGCCCACCGGCCGCACGTGCCCTTCCGCGACTCGCAGCTCACGCGACTGCTGCAGCCGGCGCTGGGCCCAGGCACCACCGCGGTGCTGCTGCTGCAG ATCTCCACGCGGCCGGAGGATCTCGGGGAGACAGTCTGCTCCCTCAAGTTCGCCGACCGAGTGGGTCAAGTGGAGCTGGGGCCAGCCCGGCGCCGCAGGGTCCCGCGCTCCTCCGGGACGCCTTCTTCCCTCAGCACCGACACTCCGCTCACCGGGACCCCCTGCACCCCTACGCCGTCCCCTGGCAGTCCTCCATGCCCCAGTCCCGACAACGGCTCGGGCTCGGCTCTCGCGCCCGCAGAGGGCCTGCCCCTCTAG
- the KIFC2 gene encoding kinesin-like protein KIFC2 isoform 1 (isoform 1 is encoded by transcript variant 1), which translates to MYAFYSLLIYIFYSLFRRDGGAAAAAEPGDPAQRARKPRGRRRPDLPAPELWTELTGLAASSEPEDGSEGAAEGRAAAVSLEEALLRLAEFLSVQLGAEESCGGPADLGQSGEVPSLLTVTSQLLALLAWLRSPRGRQALLQGTQPAPRVRPPSPDGSTSQEESPSHFTAVPGEPLGDETQGQQPLQLEEDQRAWQRLEQLILGQLEELKQQLEQQEEELGRLRLGVGATDSEKRVQHLTLENEALKQSLSLMRDLLLHWGPGPPIRAPQEEAEALLELQGRLQEAQDTTEALRAQLGVQEVQLQGLQGALQQLQQETEQNCRRELQQMHGQLAGLRARMASLRQGCGDLRGLVSTFTQSCQGSLSEARGQVSWALGALSSGGPGTQLPEGQQGPPAGCPGRLPELKGNIRVLCRLRPGTSSSLVSVEPGPGGTVTTCYRGRHRRFRLDWVFPPDASQEEVFRELEPAVLSCLRGYSVCIFTYGQTGTGKTYSMEGPPEDPGIVPRALQSLFREMGAGRQHRVTLSMVEIYNEAVRDLLAPGPPERLAVRQGPEGQGGIQVAGLTHWDVPNLETLHQMLKLGRSNRATAATAMNQRSSRSHALVTLTLRAASPPRAPGTAGTLHLVDLAGSERARKAGAAGPPRGDPDGARRLREAQTINRSLLALGGVMAALRAHRPHVPFRDSQLTRLLQPALGPGTTAVLLLQVGAGAGQVCACRSPPTRARPPAPLARRSPRGRRISGRQSAPSSSPTEWVKWSWGQPGAAGSRAPPGRLLPSAPTLRSPGPPAPLRRPLAVLHAPVPTTARARLSRPQRACPSSPGSRPCPWGLRPGLCWQRR; encoded by the exons ATGTACGCCTTTTACTCGTTGCTCATCTACATCTTCTACAGCCTCTTCCGCAGGGATGGTGGCGCCGCGGCGGCCGCGGAGCCCGGGGACCCCGCCCAG AGAGCCCGCAAGCCCCGGGGTCGCCGGCGCCCAGACCTGCCCGCGCCAGAGCTGTGGACCGAGCTGACCGGCCTGGCCG CCAGCTCCGAGCCTGAGGATGGGTCGGAAGGCGCAGCCGAGGGCCGCGCGGCCGCGGTGTCCCTGGAAGAGGCCCTACTGCGCCTCGCCGAGTTCCTCTCCGTCCAGCTGGGGGCGGAAGAGAGCTGCGGGGGCCCGGCGGACCTGGGCCAG TCTGGCGAGGTCCCCTCACTGTTGACAGTGACCAGTCAGCTCTTGGCCCTTCTGGCATGGCTTCGAAGCCCCAGGGGGAGGCAGGCCCTGCTCCAGGGGACTCAGCCAGCCCCTCGGGTCCGGCCCCCCTCTCCAGATG gatCCACATCCCAAGAAGAAAGCCCTTCCCACTTCACCGCAGTCCCAGGCGAGCCACTGGGGGATGAGACCCAGGGACAGCAGCCCCTCCAGTTGGAGGAGGATCAGAGGGCGTGGCAGCGGCTGGAGCAGCTCATCCTGGGACAG CTGGAGGAGCTGAAGCAGCAGCTGGAACAGCAGGAGGAGGAGTTGGGTCGACTGCGCCTGGGCGTG GGGGCGACGGACTCAGAGAAAAGGGTTCAGCATCTGACTCTGGAGAACGAGGCCCTGAAGCAGAGCCTGAGTCTCATGCGGGACCTCCTGCTGCACTGGGGCCCCGGGCCCCCCATCAGGGCTCCGCAG gaggaggcagaggcattGCTAGAGCTCCAGGGCCGGCTTCAGGAGGCCCAAGACACCACAGAAGCCCTCCGAGCCCAG CTGGGGGTGCAGGAGGTGCAGCTGCAGGGCCTTCAAGGGGCCCTCCAGCAGCTCCAGCAGGAGACGGAGCAGAactgcaggcgtgagctacagcAGATGCATGGGCAGCTGGCAG GACTTCGGGCACGGATGGCCAGCCTGCGTCAGGGCTGCGGGGACCTCCGAGGTTTGGTCAGCACCTTTACCCAGAGCTGTCAGGGTTCGCTGAGTGAGGCCCGGGGCCAG GTGTCCTGGGCCTTGGGGGCACTGTCATCTGGAGGGCCTGGCACTCAGCTCCCTGAGGGGCAGCAAGGGCCCCCAGCCGGATGCCCAGGGCGGCTGCCAGAACTCAAGG GAAATATCCGTGTGCTGTGTCGGCTGAGGCCAGGGACATCTTCTAGCCTTGTGAGTGTGGAGCCTGGCCCAGGGGGCACCGTCACCACCTGCTACCGGGGGCGCCATCGTCGATTCCGCCTAGACTGGGTCTTCCCTCCAGACGCCAGCCAGGAGGAG GTCTTCAGAGAGCTGGAACCTGCGGTGCTGTCCTGCCTCCGAGGCTACAGCGTCTGCATCTTCACCTATGGCCAGACAGGCACCGGGAAGACCTACAGCATGGAG GGCCCTCCTGAGGACCCCGGCATAGTTCCTAGGGCGCTGCAGTCGCTGTTCCGGGAGATGGGGGCCGGCCGGCAGCACCGGGTGACACTCAGCATGGTGGAGATCTACAATGAGGCTGTCAG GGACCTCCTTGCTCCAGGGCCTCCCGAGCGCCTGGCCGTGAGGCAGGGCCCAGAAGGCCAGGGCGGGATCCAGGTGGCTGGCCTCACCCACTGGGACGTGCCCAACCTGGAGACATTGCACCAG ATGCTGAAACTGGGGAGGAGCAACCGGGCCACCGCCGCCACCGCCATGAACCAGCGCAGCTCCCGCTCGCATGCCCTGGTCACGCTGACGCTGCGCGCGGCGTCTCCACCGCGCGCTCCAGGCACCGCAG GCACGCTGCACCTGGTGGACCTGGCGGGATCCGAACGCGCACGGAAGGCAGGGGCGGCCGGCCCGCCGCGGGGAGACCCAGACGGCGCCCGGCGCCTGCGGGAGGCCCAGACCATAAACCGCTCGCTGCTGGCGCTAGGAGGCGTGATGGCCGCACTGCGGGCCCACCGGCCGCACGTGCCCTTCCGCGACTCGCAGCTCACGCGACTGCTGCAGCCGGCGCTGGGCCCAGGCACCACCGCGGTGCTGCTGCTGCAGGTGGGCGCCGGGGCGGGGCAGGTGTGTGCGTGCCGGTCGCCGCCCACCCGGGCCCGCCCACCCGCGCCTCTTGCCCGCAGATCTCCACGCGGCCGGAGGATCTCGGGGAGACAGTCTGCTCCCTCAAGTTCGCCGACCGAGTGGGTCAAGTGGAGCTGGGGCCAGCCCGGCGCCGCAGGGTCCCGCGCTCCTCCGGGACGCCTTCTTCCCTCAGCACCGACACTCCGCTCACCGGGACCCCCTGCACCCCTACGCCGTCCCCTGGCAGTCCTCCATGCCCCAGTCCCGACAACGGCTCGGGCTCGGCTCTCGCGCCCGCAGAGGGCCTGCCCCTCTAGTCCTGGGTCGCGGCCCTGCCCATGGGGTCTCAGGCCAGGTCTCTGCTGGCAGAGGCGGTAG
- the FOXH1 gene encoding forkhead box protein H1 has protein sequence MGPCSGSRLGPPEAESPSQPPKRRKKRYLRHDKPPYTYLAMIALVIQAAPSRRLKLAQIIRQVQAVFPFFREDYEGWKDSIRHNLSSNRCFRKVPKDPAKPQAKGNFWAVDVSLIPAEALRLQNTALCRRWQNGGARGAFAKDLGPYVLHGRPYRPPSPPPPPSEGFSIKSLLGGSGEGAPWPGLAPQSSPVPAGTGNSGEEAVPTPPLPSSERPLWPLCPLPGPTRVEGETVQGGAIGPSTLSPEPRAWPLHLLQGTAVPGGRSSGGHRASLWGQLPTSYLPIYTPNVVMPLAPPPTSCPQCPSTSPAYWGVAPETRGPPGLLCDLDALFQGVPPNKSIYDVWVSHPRDLAAPGPGWLLSWCSL, from the exons ATGGGGCCCTGCAGCGGCTCCCGCCTGGGGCCCCCAGAGGCAGAGTCGCCCTCCCAGCCCcctaagaggaggaagaagaggtacCTGCGACATGACAAGCCCCCCTACACCTACTTGGCCATGATCGCCTTGGTGATTCAGGCCGCTCCCTCCCGCAGACTGAAGCTGGCCCAG ATCATCCGTCAGGTCCAGGCCGTGTTCCCCTTCTTCAGGGAAGACTACGAGGGCTGGAAAGACTCCATTCGCCACAACCTTTCCTCCAACCGATGCTTCCGCAAG GTGCCCAAGGACCCTGCAAAGCCCCAGGCCAAGGGCAACTTCTGGGCGGTCGACGTGAGCCTGATCCCAGCTGAGGCGCTCCGGCTGCAGAACACCGCCCTGTGCCGGCGCTGGCAGAACGGAGGTGCGCGTGGAGCCTTCGCCAAGGACCTGGGCCCCTACGTGCTGCACGGCCGGCCATACCGGCCGCCCAGTCCCCCGCCACCACCCAGTGAGGGCTTCAGCATCAAGTCCCTGCTAGGAGGGTCCGGGGAGGGGGCACCCTGGCCGGGGCTAGCTCCACAGAGCAGCCCAGTTCCTGCAGGCACAGGGAACAGTGGGGAGGAGGCggtgcccaccccaccccttccctctTCTGAGAGGCCTCTGTGGCCCCTCTGCCCCCTTCCTGGCCCCACGAGAGTGGAGGGGGAGACTGTGCAGGGGGGAGCCATCGGGCCCTCAACCCTCTCCCCAGAGCCTAGGGCCTGGCCTCTCCACTTACTGCAGGGCACCGCAGTTCCTGGGGGACGGTCCAGCGGGGGACACAGGGCCTCCCTCTGGGGGCAGCTGCCCACCTCCTACTTGCCTATCTACACTCCCAATGTGGTAATGCCCTTGGCACCACCACCCACCTCCTGTCCCCAGTGTCCGTCAACCAGCCCTGCCTACTGGGGGGTGGCCCCTGAAACCCGAGGGCCCCCAGGGCTGCTCTGCGATCTAGACGCCCTCTTCCAAGGGGTGCCACCCAACAAAAGCATCTACGACGTTTGGGTCAGCCACCCTCGGGACCTGGCGGCCCCTGGCCCAGGCTGGCTGCTCTCCTGGTGCAGCCTGTGA